A region of the Arctopsyche grandis isolate Sample6627 chromosome 10, ASM5162203v2, whole genome shotgun sequence genome:
GTGATTATTTTGTTAAACtacttctatttattttacttaatatcacatattgtattcaaaaaaaatgtttaactcTAATATAcagtcgcggtttcggaaaccggaacaccatagaaatatgtgattttgcgtaaaatttcagtgatcttaaataaaataaacacccaaagtcattaaaatggtagattatatcatagtgctttattttaacgacaatcgttaagaaaagaaacaacaacaaaaaaggtagggagaattttagtccgagccggtttttatgaccaaacgcagtctccacagttgaatgaaaaaacacagttgagcacaaacttttaattttattagtcacATGGTAATAATCTAGTTCGCAGCTAGTTCGCAGCTTgcacttgtatgtaggtattatacgttgtatatgataataattttctaaccattaataatattaactaatttggattatattttttactctacgtgtcactttacgagttcgaactaaattttaagaggtttaaaacaaaattttaacagtcaacacgctgacagtgagagttcacgcgcatgcgcagaaggcttttcgcctgtcgcagatatagtacctgcaaatagccaattatttgcagatatagtacctgcaaatagccacaaccattataAAACACTAACAAAAGCTTTTGGGTACATAGGATGCATTTTTTTAAGCCGGACTGTAGTATACTTCTACGAAAGATCTTTTTCGACGCCCTCGATAGAAGAAATAATATGACAGAAACACGAAATGATCTATGTAgtacaaattttgaaaaaattaagaGACGAAAATGTTGACGATGAAGGAAAGCTAAgtaaatacacatattatttttatcaatataaaattatgatatTGCATGAAAATATACTTGTACTTTTTAGAATTTCAGGGAGATACCCTTTTGGCACAAgctgcaatatttttttcagctGGATTTCAGACCATTAGTAGTACAATTTCATTTTCGTTATACGAATTGGCAATGTCACCAGATGTCcaagtatttttttgtaatattaatgCATATTAAACTATAGCTCCTTTACTAAATATCAAACTATGATTTTTTTAGGAAAAAGTTCTCATTGAAATTGAAGAAGTATTAAACAGTCATAATGGTATGGTTACTAACGAAGCcattcaaaatatgaaatatttaggcATGTGCATCAAAGGTAATTaattatcataaaaattaactatcaatgtttaaaaattgtactaaacataaaattcgattttcatTTTAGAAACACTTCGCAAATATCCAATATTGCCATTTTTGGACAGAGTATGCCAAAATCGCTATAAAATTCCAAACACAAATGTAATTTTAGAACCTCAAACGACAGTTTACATACCTATGATAGGAATTCACATGGATCCCCAATATCATCCAGAGCCAGAAGTTTATAGACCTGAAAGATTTTCACcggaaaattttaaacatatggATCCCTCAACATACATGCCTTTTGGACACGGTCCTAGAAATTGTAtaggtattttttaatttgtaaaattattacaatgaaataatgtttatatatgtttagATATAATGTTATAACTTCATTTTTAGGCGAAAGGTTGGGTGTTGTAGAAACAAAATTGGGTCttgttcatattttaaaagactTTAAAGTAAAAACTTGCCCCAAAACAGTtccaaaaatcaaattcaatccAAAATCGATAAACATCTTAAGGTTGGATACGATTTATCTAAGATTTGAACCAAAATTGAAGTCCTCATAATGcgaattaatttttcagttcctattccggattcttttttcagttccggttccagatTCCTGTTACTGTTTcggatccagattccttttttagttccgcttcctttttcagttccaattcccaattccaatttcagttccgcttccctgatatgtatataaaggaaACCATTCGTTATTTGTGtgtaattcatttctgattggctgtcgataaatataatttcttttcgatccaaataaatttaatgacaaaacagatgaatgtttattattagattagccattcaAGCGGCTTAGATTACAAATACTGTGCGAAGCATGGTCAAACCACTATTATTTTGATAAGACacaattatcaaaataaagatCAAATTCAATACTTTGAAACACGATTTATCAAATACATtgtgcgtatgtacatacatatattatatttgattttattttcatattcgatTGATTACGGTGCTgtaatcctcggcggtagttatctaaggtaatgatctagggtttgtttggattagctacaatttttatacctgctttctaaacaattctagttggaaatgttggcgaaattttcagtgtggcgggctttcaacagaaaaagcATCAGCACTCAGAGTTAAATAGCATATTTGCAACTAACAGATAAACCCACCGATacccaaataaaaatatgtagatatatacattgtacattatCAAGTAACACAAACGCCTACATAACACAGACGGTTTATCAAGGTCTagacaatattataaattcaagtctgattcaattgtttgattttcctACTTGATTTAGAGGTAACGATCAACCTTCCTTGTTAGACcttgtttttttcaaattcacaatatcctctattaataatgataaaaaattaaCTTATGACGGATCCTTAATTTTTGCAAAGGCTTTCAACAATTCATATATTCAAGAAAAATACTGTTTTTTCTGATATGGATATTGCTAAGATTATGTCAAGTCTCTAGGCTTTGACAATATACTTCCATtactactaaaaataaatattcctaCCCTCTCTCATCTCTACTTCTTCTATAATTTCTTTTGATtcctttaaatttgattttattcctGTTAACTGGAAAACATATTTTGTCAttactatttataaaataagcCTGTAAAAAGGAAACAACTGGTTGGATCAAACTCATCGATTCTCCTTAAATGTTTGCAGAAAATTATTTCTTCTCAAATTACTGCATATTGTATATCTTGGCTCCAGAACATAAAGTCAGGGATGGGACTCGGACTCGAAAAATTGCTTGCCAATAATAGGGCAGAATTCGCACATATCATAAATAATGTCTGCCCATTGTAGATgactacgtccgaatacggattaaggcgaaaacacatagcaaggaacgtggcacatggttttttttagatacttataAACATTCGAAAAAAATTTGCCATGTCCAgcatcaccccctggagtgttttcggtaaaattgtatccttgtatttatccttgcttgacaatgatcgataCCGGTGtaacccatatttgaagaaatgtaggaatgtatgagccaagcacacgacgtgccattcttccctgtgtgatttcgccctaaggcACTTATGCCTAAAAGAAGAATATCAATGTGCCGTATTTTTACTATGTATCCCCTATTTAATGTTCAATGTCAGCTTATTATAAATTAcctgatatttttttcaaatgggtgcatagatatagaatacatagatacgccctgacgctctaaCCGATCACCCTTTTGGTGCATGCACACCCAAAGGAAAGTAGAGtgcatgcacactctctctctcagtagctagttagctaCTGAGAGAGTTAGCCACTTCCCctctagttaaaccccccgcacccctcagttaacggcgacaagatctccaacgaaatttgtatgtaaaggcatatctatgtattctatatctattaaTGGGTGTCCAAATAAACTCAATATGGGAGGTGGAAGTAAAGGAGAAcaagattcaaatatattagacaaattaaatcattgaaaatacacaattaaaaaaaaatacacaattgatttagaatattataatattttatcatttttgaaaaagttaTCGCATcaaagtttgaaaaatataaatatatattacatataaatatatgtacatatgtacagaaatCAAgctcagaattttttttatgtttttatacgtac
Encoded here:
- the LOC143917764 gene encoding putative cytochrome P450 6a13, which encodes MIYVVQILKKLRDENVDDEGKLKFQGDTLLAQAAIFFSAGFQTISSTISFSLYELAMSPDVQEKVLIEIEEVLNSHNGMVTNEAIQNMKYLGMCIKETLRKYPILPFLDRVCQNRYKIPNTNVILEPQTTVYIPMIGIHMDPQYHPEPEVYRPERFSPENFKHMDPSTYMPFGHGPRNCIGERLGVVETKLGLVHILKDFKVKTCPKTVPKIKFNPKSINILRLDTIYLRFEPKLKSS